In the Tenuifilum sp. 4138str genome, AAGCGGTAATCCGCGAGGATTTGAAAGGAGCCGACTACGATAAAAAGTTGGTATGGAAAACGCTCGAGGGGTTCAGCGTTAGGCCATACTACCGCTCCGAGGATCTTGCAAACCTTGAAACAGTTCATGTTAAACCGGGCGATTTCCCGTTTGTAAGGGGTAACCATCAAAAAGGTAATCCTTGGCTCATCCGTCAGGATTTTGAGGTATGCCTCGACAAACCCACCGAAGCCAATCGAAAAGCAATCGACATGCTGAACCGCGGTGTGGAATCGTTAGGTTTTAACCTATGTAGCGACTGTGAACCCTCATACGACTCCATTAGCCGATTGCTTAAGGATATCGACCTTTCAAGGGTGGAGGTTAACTTTACAGGGGGATCAGCATCAGCCAAGGCGCTTCCTTTCATTATCAAGTTTTTTGAACAGTCGGGCGTAAAGCCAACCGATATCAAAGGTTCTATTGATTACAGCCCGCTCACAACTTTTGCGCTTAAAGGCAAATTCTGCTGCGAGAACGATGCCTCGTACCAGGGTTTGGTGAACGTGCTAAACGCCGTAAAGAGTTTCCCAAACTTCAGGGTTATTGGTGTTAACGCCCATGTATTCCACAACAGTGGCTCCTCGGCTGTTCAGGAGTTGGCCTTTGGCCTTGCCATGGCAAGTGATTACCTAAACGCCCTAACCGACAAGGGGTTTGGTATCGATGAGTTAGCAGCTCGTATCCGTTTCAACTTTGCAGTGGGAGCAAACTACTTCATGGAAATGGCTAAGTTCCGTGCTGCACGCATGCTCTGGGCAAAAATGGTTGAAGCCTACAACCCCAAGAGCAAGGATGCTGCCCGCATGAGCATTCATGCCGAGACCAGCCGTTGGAACCTTACAGTTTACGACCCATACGTTAACATGCTCCGCACCACAACCGAGAGCATGAGCGCCGTATTGGCTGGAGTTGACTCGCTCAACGTGTTGCCATTCGATGCACCATTTGCTCAGCCTTCGGCTTTCAGTGAGCGTATTGCCCGCAACCAGCAAATATTGCTTCGCGAGGAGTCGCACTTTGGTAAAGTAGCCGATCCTGCTGCAGGCAGCTACTACATTGAGAACCTTACAATCTCAATTGCTGAGTACGCCTGGAACCTATTCCTTGAGGTTGACAGCCAGGGAGGTTTCCGCGAAGCCTTTACAAAAGGATTTATTCAGGAAAAGATTAATGAGGTTGCTGCTAAACGCGACGCCAATATTGCCTCGCGCCGCGAGACCGTTCTTGGAACCAACCAGTACCCCAACTTTACTGAGGTTGCCGACCTTGCCAAGGTTAAACCCGAGGCCGTTACCCGTCCAAAGCCCGTGAAATCAGCCGATGCTATTGCTCAACCTCTTGTTCCTTACCGTGGTGCTCAGGCTTTTGAGGAGTTGCGCTACCGAACCGATAGTAGCGGCCGTCGCCCACGTGTGTTCATGCTAACCCTTGGCAATTTGGCCATGCGTCGTGCACGTGCCCAGTTCAGCTGTAACTTCTTTGCCGTTGCTGGCTTTGAGGTTATTGACAACATCGGTTTCAATACTGTTGACGATGGTGTAAAGGCTGCAATGGATGCTAAGTCCGACATTGTGGTGATTTGCAGCTCCGACGATGAGTACGCCACACTTGCCCCCGAAGCCTTTGAAAGGCTTAATGGCAAAGCAATTTTTGTTGTGGCCGGCGAGCCCGCCTGCAAACCCGACCTTGAGGCAAAGGGGATTGCCAACTACATCAGCGTGAAGAGCAACCTGCTCGATACCCTGCTCAAGTATCAGGAAATGCTGGGAATTAAGTAACTGCAATTTTACTTAACCATAAGAGGTAAACAATGAAACCCGATTTTAAAAAGATAGATATAAAACACATCGATAAAAGTAGCGGTGTGTTAAACGTAGAGGCCGACTGGTTAACACCCGAACGCATTCCGGTGAAACCTGCCTTTACCGAAACCGACCTGGAAAACATGGAGCACCTGAACTATGCGGCAGGTATTCCGCCTTTCCTTCGCGGCCCTTACAGCACCATGTACGTGATGAAACCTTGGACTGTAAGACAGTATGCAGGCTTTTCAACCGCTGAGGAATCAAATGCCTTTTACCGCCGTAACCTGGCCGCTGGCCAGATGGGGCTTTCAGTAGCATTCGACTTAGCCACTCATCGCGGCTACGACTCCGACCACGAGCGTGTAGTTGGCGACGTGGGTAAGGCAGGCGTGGCTATCGACTCGGTAGAGGATATGAAAATCCTTTTCGACGGCATTCCCCTCAACAAGATGTCGGTTTCAATGACCATGAACGGCGCAGTACTTCCCGTTATGGCATTCTACATTGTGGCTGCGCTTGAGCAGGGTGCCAAGCTCGAGGAGCTAAGCGGAACCATTCAGAACGACATCCTGAAGGAGTTCATGGTGCGTAACACCTACATTTACCCTCCTGAATTTTCCATGCGGATTATTGCCGATATCTTTGAGTACACCTCAAGGAAGATGCCCAAGTTCAATAGCATCTCCATTTCAGGGTATCACATGCAGGAGGCCGGTGCTACTGCCGATATTGAGCTAGCATACACCCTTGCCGACGGGCTTGAGTACCTGCGCACTGGTGTAAAAGCTGGTATTGATATAGATGCCTTTGCGCCCCGCCTATCGTTTTTCTGGGCTGTTGGCATGAACCACTTCATGGAGATAGCCAAGATGCGTGCTGCACGCTTGCTCTGGGCTAAGATTGTTAAGCAGTTTAACCCCAAGAATCCCAAATCGATGGCGCTGCGTACACACAGCCAAACATCGGGGTGGAGCTTAACCGAGCAGGATCCCTTTAACAACGTAGCCCGTACCTGCATTGAGGCAATGGCAGCAGCGCTTGGTCATACTCAAAGCTTGCACACCAACGCACTCGATGAGGCCATAGCCCTTCCAACCGATTTCTCGGCTCGTATTGCCCGCAACACTCAGCTATACATTCAGGAGGAAACCAACGTTTGCCGCGCAGTTGACCCATGGGCAGGTTCGTACTACGTTGAGTACCTTACCCACGAGATAGCCCATAAGGCATGGAAACTTATTCAGGAGGTAGAAGAGCTTGGCGGTATGGCAAAAGCCATTGAGACCGGCATTCCAAAAATGAAAATTGAGGAAGCCGCAGCCCGCAAGCAAGCACGTATCGACTCGGGCAAGGATATCATTGTTGGCGTTAACAAGTACCGCCTGGACAAGGAAGATCCCATTGAAATACTTGATGTTGACAACACCGCCGTGCGCGAAGCGCAGATCCGTCGCCTGCAAAAACTCCGTGCTGAACGCAACGAGGCAGAGGTTCAAGCTGCCCTCAATGCCATTACACGTTGCGTAGAAACCGGCGAAGGTAACCTGCTGGAACTATCGGTTGAGGCTGCCAAGAAACGTGCTACACTCGGTGAAATATCATATGCCTGCGAGAAAGTGGTTGGCCGTTACAAAGCGGTTATCCGTTCCATTTCAGGCGTTTACTCAGCAGAATCTATGGATGATCCTAACTACCAGAAAGCCCGTGAGCTCTGCGAAAAGTTCGCTAAGCTCGAGGGACGCCAGCCCCGTATCATGATTGCCAAAATGGGGCAGGATGGCCACGACCGTGGCGCCAAGGTTGTATCGACCGGCTATGCCGATATAGGATTTGATGTGGACATTGGGCCTCTATTCCAAACCCCTGCTGAGGCAGCTAAACAAGCCGTTGAAAACGATGTTCATGTGCTTGGCGTGTCCAGCTTGGCTGCCGGCCACAAGACCCTAGTTCCTCAGGTAATTGAGGAATTAAAGAAACTTGGCCGCGACGATATCATGGTTATTGTTGGGGGCGTTATTCCTCCTCAGGACTACCAGTTCCTTTACGACCATGGCGTTGTGGGCATATTTGGCCCCGGAACCTCAGTGGCTTCAGCTGCCGTTAAAATTTTGGAAATCCTGCTCGAAAAATTTGAAGAGTAATCACATCGTTTATACTGAAAAAGGGTTGCGATTGCAACCCTTTTTCATTTATTCCTGATTTATAAGTATAAACTCCTCTAAAACGCCTTTCTGTCATGCTGAGCACAGCCGAAGCATCTCTTTATACCTTAAGTCCTGTATCTTTTTTACTTTTGTTTTCCAGCAATCGCTCTTTGTAATGTTTTTTTGTTGCGATGCAACGATTCACCATTGCTCTTTGGAAAAGGTACAACGTGCATCGCCCAAAATTTTGAATACAACAATACCCAGGGTTAAAACCCTAGGCTTAGTTGATTTGTCCCTACAGGGCTGTTCGCTATACCTGAGAGAGATTCCTCGACTAGCTCGGAATGACAATCCCCCTTTTTTCCTTACTCACATTGTCATGCTGAGCTCGCCGAAGCATCCCTTTGTACTTTCATTACCTAATTCTTTATTGCTCTTCGGAACCCTTTCGCAATGCGATGCAACGCTTCAGGGTTGTTCTTTGGAAAAGGTAATGCGTGCACCGCTATACTTGTGGGAGTAGCCATGGGGTTACAAATGTTTCGCCCCTACGGGGCTGGGGATGGCGATCGTTGTACGTGGAAAACGACCTCACCCCCGCCCCTCTCCTGACAGGAGAGGGGAGAGGCAATTAGGAAGCTTTTTTGCAGGGCTAAAGTCTCCCCTTTCAGGGGAGATTTAGAGGGGTCGTCTAGGTTGCTCGTGGAGA is a window encoding:
- a CDS encoding methylmalonyl-CoA mutase family protein gives rise to the protein MAEKSNEKLFTEFPPVSTAEWEAVIREDLKGADYDKKLVWKTLEGFSVRPYYRSEDLANLETVHVKPGDFPFVRGNHQKGNPWLIRQDFEVCLDKPTEANRKAIDMLNRGVESLGFNLCSDCEPSYDSISRLLKDIDLSRVEVNFTGGSASAKALPFIIKFFEQSGVKPTDIKGSIDYSPLTTFALKGKFCCENDASYQGLVNVLNAVKSFPNFRVIGVNAHVFHNSGSSAVQELAFGLAMASDYLNALTDKGFGIDELAARIRFNFAVGANYFMEMAKFRAARMLWAKMVEAYNPKSKDAARMSIHAETSRWNLTVYDPYVNMLRTTTESMSAVLAGVDSLNVLPFDAPFAQPSAFSERIARNQQILLREESHFGKVADPAAGSYYIENLTISIAEYAWNLFLEVDSQGGFREAFTKGFIQEKINEVAAKRDANIASRRETVLGTNQYPNFTEVADLAKVKPEAVTRPKPVKSADAIAQPLVPYRGAQAFEELRYRTDSSGRRPRVFMLTLGNLAMRRARAQFSCNFFAVAGFEVIDNIGFNTVDDGVKAAMDAKSDIVVICSSDDEYATLAPEAFERLNGKAIFVVAGEPACKPDLEAKGIANYISVKSNLLDTLLKYQEMLGIK
- the scpA gene encoding methylmalonyl-CoA mutase, which codes for MKPDFKKIDIKHIDKSSGVLNVEADWLTPERIPVKPAFTETDLENMEHLNYAAGIPPFLRGPYSTMYVMKPWTVRQYAGFSTAEESNAFYRRNLAAGQMGLSVAFDLATHRGYDSDHERVVGDVGKAGVAIDSVEDMKILFDGIPLNKMSVSMTMNGAVLPVMAFYIVAALEQGAKLEELSGTIQNDILKEFMVRNTYIYPPEFSMRIIADIFEYTSRKMPKFNSISISGYHMQEAGATADIELAYTLADGLEYLRTGVKAGIDIDAFAPRLSFFWAVGMNHFMEIAKMRAARLLWAKIVKQFNPKNPKSMALRTHSQTSGWSLTEQDPFNNVARTCIEAMAAALGHTQSLHTNALDEAIALPTDFSARIARNTQLYIQEETNVCRAVDPWAGSYYVEYLTHEIAHKAWKLIQEVEELGGMAKAIETGIPKMKIEEAAARKQARIDSGKDIIVGVNKYRLDKEDPIEILDVDNTAVREAQIRRLQKLRAERNEAEVQAALNAITRCVETGEGNLLELSVEAAKKRATLGEISYACEKVVGRYKAVIRSISGVYSAESMDDPNYQKARELCEKFAKLEGRQPRIMIAKMGQDGHDRGAKVVSTGYADIGFDVDIGPLFQTPAEAAKQAVENDVHVLGVSSLAAGHKTLVPQVIEELKKLGRDDIMVIVGGVIPPQDYQFLYDHGVVGIFGPGTSVASAAVKILEILLEKFEE